Proteins encoded in a region of the Antedon mediterranea chromosome 2, ecAntMedi1.1, whole genome shotgun sequence genome:
- the LOC140040619 gene encoding compound eye opsin BCRH2-like, with translation MAIYSYISLVIGVVAVLANGGSLYVFKRMKMISKTVTHSLLFHQSVIDCLSALLFLPFYPLSELFGIWQDNDAFCKCRGVYWILAVTSTANMIYLSIERYYAIVRPMRHLILFKGRALPVALPVTYLAGFICSVHAFIVSESDPVQKVCVYNWNGNDTLKLGHGVFIFIIEWIIPTTIFIYVHSKIYLTLKAHARSESATMSMPNTSTENVNNALNKCLVSIVLVIFVTYLVCWTPKIFLYLLENCGVKINSYLNQFSVLLLTSNLCWNPFIYTFKYKEFNQGVTRIWNEVIRRKPKMKSYVSHVYGNKTQVISVSEE, from the coding sequence ATGGCAATATATTCTTACATATCGTTAGTTATTGGAGTTGTCGCAGTGCTAGCAAATGGAGGCTCTTTGTATGTTTTTAAACGGATGAAGATGATTTCTAAAACTGTGACGCACTCTTTGCTATTTCACCAGTCTGTGATAGACTGCCTAAGCGCCTTACTTTTCTTACCGTTTTACCCACTCTCGGAATTATTTGGCATCTGGCAGGATAACGACGCGTTCTGTAAATGTAGAGGAGTTTACTGGATTTTGGCTGTAACTTCAACTGCCAACATGATTTACCTCAGTATTGAAAGGTACTATGCTATCGTACGACCAATGCGTCacttgattttgtttaaagGACGAGCGTTACCAGTAGCGTTACCGGTAACATATTTAGCCGGTTTTATTTGCAGTGTACACGCGTTTATAGTGTCCGAGTCTGACCCAGTACAAAAAGTGTGCGTTTATAACTGGAACGGTAACGACACACTTAAACTTGGTCACGGTGTGTTTATATTTATCATAGAATGGATTATACCGACCACTATTTTTATATATGTTCACAGCAAAATATATCTGACTTTGAAAGCTCATGCAAGATCAGAATCTGCTACGATGTCGATGCCCAACACATCGACAGAAAATGTCAATAACGCACTCAATAAATGTTTGGTATCAATTGTGTTGGTGATTTTTGTTACGTATCTCGTTTGCTGGACGCCTAAAATATTTCTATATCTACTTGAGAACTGTGGCgttaaaataaattcatacCTTAATCAATTTTCAGTATTGTTATTGACATCTAATCTGTGTTGGAACCCTTTCATatatacattcaaatacaaGGAATTCAATCAAGGTGTTACAAGAATTTGGAACGAAGTTATCCGTAGAAAACCAAAAATGAAATCTTATGTTTCGCATGTCTATGGCAATAAAACCCAAGTTATATCCGTCTCGGAGGAGTAG
- the LOC140040618 gene encoding carnitine O-palmitoyltransferase 1, liver isoform-like isoform X1, with amino-acid sequence MAEAHQAVAFQFTVTGEGIDVSLNHEALKAVYDSSKRSWKKRLSRFRNHLVTTTYPASPASWLAVVSVVLAVSLARIDPSMGLIATVREYLPLGSYLDTGTSSYMSTIVFATILWLVGIYSMRYMLKFVLSYRRFMYEPRGKSSLLTKIWVICLKVFCTRKPQLYSYQATLPNLPLPSIDDTLRRYLRSVRPFMDDEKYNKMERLATDFKQNLGMRLQRYLYLKWWSSSNYVSDWWEEYVYLRGRSALMVNSNYYGLDTIMWQSSRFQAARAANVTLSCLKFRKEIFQETLDPIMVQNLVPLCSWQYERLFNTTRIPGLETDKVVTFHTSRHVAVYHMGRFYKLLFQINGYNLNACELEQQFQYILDDDTEPGEGDKYIPALTAGERIPWAAARQKFFKSGDNKVSLDIIEKAAFVVVLDEDEHDYDPEPLEDFRKVYPSWYTKRSSENPIDKDDYTQLDRFGRSLLHGKGYDRWFDKSFNLVVFKNGRVGCNAEHSIADAPIMAHLFEYAYAEDYMTLGYREDGHCRGTITKELSPPQLLKWNIVPELLGVINTSREFAINLANDVDLHVKVHNAFGKGLMKKCKVSPDAFIQMAMQLAYYRDQGRFNQTYEASMTRLFREGRTETVRPCTIESCDFVRSMDNPEYSAQQRLELFKKAVDVHVKSYRDAMNGKGIDRHLFCLYVVSKYLEEESPFLHEALTEPWRLSTSQTPHQQTKKMDLVKHPEYISAGGGFGPVSDDGYGVSYIIAGENMLFIHISCKVSCSTSNSRKFGQAIEKALADVKNLFKID; translated from the exons ATGGCTGAAGCGCATCAGGCAGTAGCCTTCCAGTTTACTGTCACGGGTGAGGGTATTGATGTTAGTTTAAACCATGAAGCATTGAAAGCAGTTTATGATAGCAGTAAAAGATCTTGGAAGAAACGGTTAAGCAGATTTAGA AACCATCTAGTAACCACAACATACCCAGCAAGTCCAGCATCATGGCTTGCAGTTGTAAGCGTTGTATTGGCTGTCAGTTTGGCTAGGATCGACCCTTCTATGGGTTTGATTGCTACAGTACGTGAATATCTACCATT AGGCTCATATCTTGACACTGGTACCAGTAGCTACATGTCCACTATAGTGTTTGCCACAATACTCTGGTTGGTTGGCATTTACTCCATGAGATACATGTTAAAGTTTGTACTATCGTATCGTAGGTTTATGTATGAACCAAGAGGAAAGTCTTCACTACTTACCAAAATATGGGTG ATTTGTTTGAAGGTGTTTTGTACTCGTAAGCCTCAGCTGTACAGCTACCAGGCCACACTACCCAATCTACCTCTGCCTTCTATTGATGATACCTTACGAAGG tATTTACGATCAGTGCGTCCATTTATGGATGATGAAAAGTACAACAAAATGGAACGCCTCGCTACTGACTTCAAACAGAACCTTGGGATGCGATTACAAAGATACTTGTACCTCAAATGGTGGTCCTCGTCAAACTATGTCAGTGATTGGTGGGAGGAATATGTCTACCTTAGAGGGCGCTCTGCACTCATGGTTAACAGCAATTATTATGGCCTT GATACTATTATGTGGCAAAGTTCAAGATTCCAGGCAGCTAGGGCAGCTAATGTGACACTTTCTTGCCTTAAATTCCGCAAAGAAATATTTCAAGAAACCTTGGACCCTATCATGGTTCAGAATCTTGTGCCACTATGTTCATGGCAGTATGAAAGGCTTTTTAACACAACAAGAATCCCAGGCTTAGAGACCGATAAAGTTGTGACGTTCCATACTTCAAGACATGTGGCTGTGTACCATATGGGCCGATTTTACAAGTTACTTTTTCAGATAAACGGTTACAATCTTAATGCATGCGAATTGGAACA GCAGTTCCAATATATATTGGATGACGATACTGAGCCAGGTGAGGGTGATAAGTATATACCAGCACTCACAGCTGGAGAAAG AATTCCATGGGCAGCGGCCCGTCAGAAGTTTTTCAAGTCAGGAGACAACAAAGTGTCACTAGATATAATTGAGAAGGCTGCATTTGTTGTTGTACTCGATGAAGATGAGCATGACTATGACCCA GAACCACTTGAAGACTTCCGAAAAGTTTACCCATCATGGTATACCAAGAGATCATCTGAAAACCCTATAGACAAG GATGACTACACACAGTTAGATCGATTTGGACGCTCTTTACTCCATGGCAAAGGTTATGATCGTTGGTTTGACAAGTCTTTCAACCTTGTTGTCTTCAAGAATGGACGAGTTGGATGCAATGCTGAACATTCAAT TGCCGATGCCCCAATTATGGCCCATCTGTTTGAATATGCCTACGCAGAAGACTATATGACACTTGGATACCGAGAAGATGGCCACTGTAGAGGAACCATAACAAAGGAGTTGAGCCCTCCGCAGCTGCTCAAGTGGAACATTGTACCAGAA ttgTTGGGTGTAATCAATACCAGCAGGGAATTCGCAATAAATTTAGCTAACGATGTAGACCTCCACGTTAAAGTACATAATGCATTTGGTAAAGGACTGATGAAAAAATGTAAAGTTAGCCCTGATGCATTCATTCAAATGGCTATGCAGTTAGCTTATTATAGG GACCAAGGTCGCTTTAACCAGACGTATGAAGCTTCGATGACGCGATTGTTCCGTGAGGGACGAACTGAAACTGTACGGCCATGTACGATAGAATCTTGTGATTTTGTGCGTTCCATGGATAACCCAGAATACTCG GCTCAACAGAGATTAGAACTGTTTAAGAAAGCTGTTGATGTTCATGTGAAAAGTTACCGAGATGCGATGAATGGCAAAGGAATTGACAGGCACTTGTTCTGTTTGTATGTTGTGTCCAAGTATTTAGAAGAAGAATCTCCCTTCCTGCATGAG GCATTGACAGAGCCATGGCGGCTATCTACCAGTCAAACACCTCATCAACAAACTAAGAAAATGGACCTTGTGAAACATCCTGAGTACATATCAGCTGGAGGAGGATTTGGCCCA GTATCTGATGATGGTTATGGCGTCTCTTATATCATTGCTGGTGAAAACAtgttatttattcatatttccTGCAAAGTGTCCTGTTCTACCTCA AATTCAAGAAAATTTGGCCAAGCAATAGAAAAGGCTTTAGCAGATGTCAAAAACCTTTTTAAAATAGACTAA
- the LOC140040618 gene encoding carnitine O-palmitoyltransferase 1, liver isoform-like isoform X2, translated as MAEAHQAVAFQFTVTGEGIDVSLNHEALKAVYDSSKRSWKKRLSRFRNHLVTTTYPASPASWLAVVSVVLAVSLARIDPSMGLIATVREYLPLGSYLDTGTSSYMSTIVFATILWLVGIYSMRYMLKFVLSYRRFMYEPRGKSSLLTKIWVICLKVFCTRKPQLYSYQATLPNLPLPSIDDTLRRYLRSVRPFMDDEKYNKMERLATDFKQNLGMRLQRYLYLKWWSSSNYVSDWWEEYVYLRGRSALMVNSNYYGLDTIMWQSSRFQAARAANVTLSCLKFRKEIFQETLDPIMVQNLVPLCSWQYERLFNTTRIPGLETDKVVTFHTSRHVAVYHMGRFYKLLFQINGYNLNACELEQQFQYILDDDTEPGEGDKYIPALTAGERIPWAAARQKFFKSGDNKVSLDIIEKAAFVVVLDEDEHDYDPDDYTQLDRFGRSLLHGKGYDRWFDKSFNLVVFKNGRVGCNAEHSIADAPIMAHLFEYAYAEDYMTLGYREDGHCRGTITKELSPPQLLKWNIVPELLGVINTSREFAINLANDVDLHVKVHNAFGKGLMKKCKVSPDAFIQMAMQLAYYRDQGRFNQTYEASMTRLFREGRTETVRPCTIESCDFVRSMDNPEYSAQQRLELFKKAVDVHVKSYRDAMNGKGIDRHLFCLYVVSKYLEEESPFLHEALTEPWRLSTSQTPHQQTKKMDLVKHPEYISAGGGFGPVSDDGYGVSYIIAGENMLFIHISCKVSCSTSNSRKFGQAIEKALADVKNLFKID; from the exons ATGGCTGAAGCGCATCAGGCAGTAGCCTTCCAGTTTACTGTCACGGGTGAGGGTATTGATGTTAGTTTAAACCATGAAGCATTGAAAGCAGTTTATGATAGCAGTAAAAGATCTTGGAAGAAACGGTTAAGCAGATTTAGA AACCATCTAGTAACCACAACATACCCAGCAAGTCCAGCATCATGGCTTGCAGTTGTAAGCGTTGTATTGGCTGTCAGTTTGGCTAGGATCGACCCTTCTATGGGTTTGATTGCTACAGTACGTGAATATCTACCATT AGGCTCATATCTTGACACTGGTACCAGTAGCTACATGTCCACTATAGTGTTTGCCACAATACTCTGGTTGGTTGGCATTTACTCCATGAGATACATGTTAAAGTTTGTACTATCGTATCGTAGGTTTATGTATGAACCAAGAGGAAAGTCTTCACTACTTACCAAAATATGGGTG ATTTGTTTGAAGGTGTTTTGTACTCGTAAGCCTCAGCTGTACAGCTACCAGGCCACACTACCCAATCTACCTCTGCCTTCTATTGATGATACCTTACGAAGG tATTTACGATCAGTGCGTCCATTTATGGATGATGAAAAGTACAACAAAATGGAACGCCTCGCTACTGACTTCAAACAGAACCTTGGGATGCGATTACAAAGATACTTGTACCTCAAATGGTGGTCCTCGTCAAACTATGTCAGTGATTGGTGGGAGGAATATGTCTACCTTAGAGGGCGCTCTGCACTCATGGTTAACAGCAATTATTATGGCCTT GATACTATTATGTGGCAAAGTTCAAGATTCCAGGCAGCTAGGGCAGCTAATGTGACACTTTCTTGCCTTAAATTCCGCAAAGAAATATTTCAAGAAACCTTGGACCCTATCATGGTTCAGAATCTTGTGCCACTATGTTCATGGCAGTATGAAAGGCTTTTTAACACAACAAGAATCCCAGGCTTAGAGACCGATAAAGTTGTGACGTTCCATACTTCAAGACATGTGGCTGTGTACCATATGGGCCGATTTTACAAGTTACTTTTTCAGATAAACGGTTACAATCTTAATGCATGCGAATTGGAACA GCAGTTCCAATATATATTGGATGACGATACTGAGCCAGGTGAGGGTGATAAGTATATACCAGCACTCACAGCTGGAGAAAG AATTCCATGGGCAGCGGCCCGTCAGAAGTTTTTCAAGTCAGGAGACAACAAAGTGTCACTAGATATAATTGAGAAGGCTGCATTTGTTGTTGTACTCGATGAAGATGAGCATGACTATGACCCA GATGACTACACACAGTTAGATCGATTTGGACGCTCTTTACTCCATGGCAAAGGTTATGATCGTTGGTTTGACAAGTCTTTCAACCTTGTTGTCTTCAAGAATGGACGAGTTGGATGCAATGCTGAACATTCAAT TGCCGATGCCCCAATTATGGCCCATCTGTTTGAATATGCCTACGCAGAAGACTATATGACACTTGGATACCGAGAAGATGGCCACTGTAGAGGAACCATAACAAAGGAGTTGAGCCCTCCGCAGCTGCTCAAGTGGAACATTGTACCAGAA ttgTTGGGTGTAATCAATACCAGCAGGGAATTCGCAATAAATTTAGCTAACGATGTAGACCTCCACGTTAAAGTACATAATGCATTTGGTAAAGGACTGATGAAAAAATGTAAAGTTAGCCCTGATGCATTCATTCAAATGGCTATGCAGTTAGCTTATTATAGG GACCAAGGTCGCTTTAACCAGACGTATGAAGCTTCGATGACGCGATTGTTCCGTGAGGGACGAACTGAAACTGTACGGCCATGTACGATAGAATCTTGTGATTTTGTGCGTTCCATGGATAACCCAGAATACTCG GCTCAACAGAGATTAGAACTGTTTAAGAAAGCTGTTGATGTTCATGTGAAAAGTTACCGAGATGCGATGAATGGCAAAGGAATTGACAGGCACTTGTTCTGTTTGTATGTTGTGTCCAAGTATTTAGAAGAAGAATCTCCCTTCCTGCATGAG GCATTGACAGAGCCATGGCGGCTATCTACCAGTCAAACACCTCATCAACAAACTAAGAAAATGGACCTTGTGAAACATCCTGAGTACATATCAGCTGGAGGAGGATTTGGCCCA GTATCTGATGATGGTTATGGCGTCTCTTATATCATTGCTGGTGAAAACAtgttatttattcatatttccTGCAAAGTGTCCTGTTCTACCTCA AATTCAAGAAAATTTGGCCAAGCAATAGAAAAGGCTTTAGCAGATGTCAAAAACCTTTTTAAAATAGACTAA